One window of Streptomyces sp. NBC_00273 genomic DNA carries:
- the purH gene encoding bifunctional phosphoribosylaminoimidazolecarboxamide formyltransferase/IMP cyclohydrolase, with the protein MTAADTAASNDPTTTQRPIRRALISVYDKTGLEELALGLHGAGVALVSTGSTASKIAAAGVPVTKVEELTGFPECLDGRVKTLHPRVHAGILADLRLEDHRNQLAELGVEPFDLVVVNLYPFLATVQSGATPDECVEQIDIGGPSMVRAAAKNHPSVAVVTSPARYADVIAAAQGGGFDLTARKRLAAEAFQHTAAYDVAVASWFTNAYAPEAPEGDTAALPEFLAGAWERKSTLRYGENPHQAAALYTDGQPGGLANAEQLHGKEMSFNNYVDTEAARRAAYDHDEPCVAIIKHANPCGIAVDTDVAAAHRKAHACDPLSAFGGVIAVNRPVTVELAEQVAEIFTEVIAAPAYEDGAVEILAKKKNIRVLKVDGTPHQPGDLKPISGGALLQQSDLFQAEGDDPANWTLATGDALSPAELAELAFAWKACRAVKSNAILLAKDGASVGVGMGQVNRVDSAKLAVERAGAERAQGSYAASDAFFPFPDGLEILTAAGIKAVVQPGGSVRDEQVVEAAQKAGVTMYFTGTRHFFH; encoded by the coding sequence GTGACCGCCGCAGACACCGCAGCGAGCAACGACCCGACCACGACCCAGCGGCCGATCCGTCGTGCGCTCATCAGCGTCTACGACAAGACGGGACTGGAAGAGCTGGCCCTCGGGCTGCACGGGGCGGGCGTCGCGCTCGTCTCCACCGGCTCCACCGCCTCGAAGATCGCCGCCGCCGGGGTGCCCGTCACCAAGGTGGAGGAGCTGACCGGCTTCCCCGAGTGCCTGGACGGCCGGGTCAAGACCCTGCACCCGCGCGTGCACGCCGGCATCCTCGCCGACCTGCGCCTGGAGGACCACCGCAACCAGCTCGCCGAGCTGGGCGTCGAGCCCTTCGACCTGGTGGTCGTCAACCTCTACCCGTTCCTGGCGACCGTCCAGTCGGGCGCCACGCCCGACGAGTGCGTGGAGCAGATCGACATCGGCGGCCCGTCGATGGTCCGCGCCGCCGCCAAGAACCACCCCTCGGTAGCGGTCGTCACCAGCCCGGCCCGCTACGCCGACGTCATCGCTGCGGCCCAGGGCGGCGGCTTCGACCTCACCGCCCGCAAGCGGCTCGCGGCGGAGGCCTTCCAGCACACCGCCGCCTACGACGTGGCCGTGGCCTCCTGGTTCACGAACGCGTACGCCCCGGAGGCCCCCGAGGGCGACACCGCGGCGCTGCCCGAGTTCCTGGCCGGCGCCTGGGAGCGCAAGTCGACCCTGCGCTACGGCGAGAACCCGCACCAGGCCGCCGCCCTCTACACGGACGGACAGCCGGGCGGACTCGCCAACGCCGAGCAGCTGCACGGCAAGGAGATGTCCTTCAACAACTACGTGGACACCGAGGCCGCGCGCCGCGCCGCCTACGACCACGACGAGCCCTGCGTCGCGATCATCAAGCACGCCAACCCGTGCGGCATCGCGGTCGACACGGATGTCGCCGCGGCCCACCGCAAGGCGCACGCCTGTGACCCGCTGTCGGCCTTCGGCGGCGTCATCGCCGTCAACCGCCCGGTGACCGTCGAGCTCGCCGAGCAGGTCGCGGAGATCTTCACCGAGGTCATCGCCGCCCCCGCCTACGAGGACGGCGCGGTCGAGATCCTGGCCAAGAAGAAGAACATCCGCGTCCTGAAGGTGGACGGCACCCCGCACCAGCCGGGCGACCTCAAGCCCATCTCCGGCGGTGCGCTGCTCCAGCAGAGCGACCTCTTCCAGGCCGAGGGCGACGACCCGGCCAACTGGACCCTGGCCACCGGCGACGCCCTGTCCCCGGCGGAACTCGCCGAGCTGGCCTTCGCCTGGAAGGCCTGCCGGGCCGTCAAGTCCAACGCGATCCTGCTCGCCAAGGACGGCGCCTCGGTCGGCGTCGGCATGGGCCAGGTCAACCGCGTCGACTCGGCGAAGCTCGCCGTGGAGCGGGCCGGCGCCGAGCGCGCGCAGGGCTCGTACGCCGCGTCCGACGCCTTCTTCCCGTTCCCGGACGGGCTGGAGATCCTGACGGCCGCGGGCATCAAGGCCGTGGTCCAGCCGGGCGGTTCGGTCCGTGACGAGCAGGTCGTCGAGGCCGCGCAGAAGGCCGGCGTGACCATGTACTTCACCGGGACCCGGCACTTCTTCCACTGA
- the purN gene encoding phosphoribosylglycinamide formyltransferase: protein MAASRLVLLVSGSGTNLQALLDAIDAHPGGSEGFGAEVVAVGADRENIAGLERAEKAGIPTFVCPVKGYGSRAEWDVALTEATDAYAPDLVVSAGFMKIVGKVFIDRFGGRFINTHPALLPAFPGAHGVRDALAYGAKVTGCTVHFVDSGVDTGPIIAQGVVEVRDEDDEAALHERIKEVERQLLVDVVGRLARHGYRIEGRKVTIQ, encoded by the coding sequence ATGGCCGCCTCCCGCCTGGTCCTGCTGGTCTCCGGTTCCGGCACCAACCTCCAGGCCCTGCTCGATGCCATCGACGCCCATCCCGGCGGATCCGAGGGCTTCGGTGCCGAAGTCGTCGCCGTGGGAGCCGACCGCGAGAACATCGCCGGCCTGGAGCGGGCGGAGAAGGCGGGGATCCCCACCTTCGTCTGCCCGGTCAAGGGCTACGGCAGCCGCGCGGAGTGGGACGTCGCCCTCACCGAGGCGACCGACGCGTACGCGCCGGACCTCGTCGTGTCCGCCGGATTCATGAAGATCGTGGGCAAGGTGTTCATCGACCGCTTCGGCGGCCGGTTCATCAACACCCACCCCGCCCTCCTCCCCGCCTTCCCGGGCGCGCACGGCGTACGGGACGCCCTCGCCTACGGCGCGAAGGTCACCGGCTGCACGGTCCACTTCGTGGACAGCGGCGTGGACACCGGTCCGATCATCGCCCAGGGTGTGGTCGAGGTCCGGGACGAGGACGACGAAGCCGCTCTCCATGAGCGCATCAAGGAAGTCGAGCGCCAGTTGCTCGTCGATGTCGTGGGGCGCCTGGCCCGGCACGGCTACCGCATTGAGGGACGAAAGGTAACAATCCAGTGA